Genomic DNA from Streptomyces venezuelae:
AGCATCAGGCCCGCGTTGCCGACCGATCCCGCGGACGCGGCGAGGAGGAGGGGGATCAGGTACCAGGCGGGGGACGCCTCGACGAGGCCACCCGCGTAGTCGAGGGCCGCGCGCGCCGCGTACGCCGTGAACGTGCCGAAGAGCTGGGGGAGCAGCAGTCCGGCGAGCAGACCGAGCCACGCCGCGCCGAGGACCGCCCGTGAGCTGTGGCGGGCCGGGGAGATGTAGCGCGTGTAGTCGCCGAGGAGCGTGATGAAGGCGATCGGGCCGGAGAGGCCCGCCGCCACCAGGGCCAGCAACCAGGTGGGCCAGAACGAACCGAGCGCGTAACCCCCGGCGCCGGGCAGCGCGGCGGTCGTGAAGTCCGGGGCGTAGGCGATGACACCGAGCGCGAGCAGTGCCGTCATGCCGACGGCGAGGACGCGCGAGAGGCGCAGCAGGACGCGGTAGCCGTAGACCGCGCCGGTCACCGTGGCCGCCGCGAGCAGGGCGTAGACCAGGGAGTACGAGAGTCCGCCGGCGGGCAGGCCGAGCAGCCGGTGCAGCGTGCCGACCATCACGTCGCCGCCGATCCAGATGGTCAGCGCCGTGTAGCCGAGGGACAGGAGCAGGCCGACGACCGAGCCGACGAGGCGGCCGCGCACCCCGAACTGCGCGCCGGACGACGTGGAGAGGTTCGTGCCGGTGCGCAGCGAGACCAGGGCGAGCGGCGCGGTCAGCGCCGTGCCGATCACCGTGCCCGCCACGACCGCGCTGACCGACTCCCACCAGCCGAGGCCGAACGACACCGGCAGCCAGCCGAAGACGATCACCCCCAGGCAGAGGTTCGACCCGACGAGGATCGATACGAGATCGCGGGGGCCGCTGGTGCGCTCCCCGTCCGGGATGGTGTCGACTCCGCGCTGTTCTATCGGCATGAGGGTGCCCCTGACGCTCGCTTGGTCCCAATGGTTGCCCCAAATTTGAGCAGCGCTCAATGTGACCTGTCCGGCCCCCCGTCGTCAATCCTTCCCGCTTGCGGATTTCGCAGTTAGAGTGTTGCTCTAAAGTCTTGTTCTCCCCTGGTGAAGGTGTACGCCATGACCGCTGCCGCCGACGGCTTCCGCATGCCCGCCGAGTGGGCCCCGCACGAGCGCACCTGGATGGCGTGGCCGTGCCCCAACCCCACGTTCGACGACCCGGAGGGCCTCGACGACTCGCGGCTGGCCTGGGCCCGCGTCGCCCGCGCCGTGCGCCGCTTCGAACCCGTCACCGTCGTGTGCGGGCCCGCGCAGTCCGCGTACGCCGCGGAGCTCCTCGGCCCGGACATCGAGGTGACCGAGCGGGAGCTCGACGACGCCTGGATGCGGGACATCGGGCCGACGTTCCTCACCGACGGCAAGGGCGGACTCGCCGCCGTCGACTGGACGTTCAACGGCTGGGGTGCCCAGGAGTGGGCCCGCTGGGACCACGACTCCAGGATCGGGGCGTACGTCGCCGACCTCGCCGGAGCGCGGACGTACGCCTCGAAGCTCGTCAACGAGGGCGGCGGCCTGCACGTCGACGGCGAGGGCACCGTGCTGCTCACCGAGACCGTGCAGCTCGGCCCCGAGCGCAACCCCGGTTGGACGAAGGAGCAGGTCGAGGCGGAGGTCCACGCCCACCTCGGCACCACCAAGGCGATCTGGCTGCCGCGCGGCCTCACCGCCGACTACCCCGGCCACGGCTTCGGCACCCTCGGCCACGTCGACATCGTCGCCGCCTTCGCCGCGCCCGGCGTCGTCGTCGTGCACTCCCAGCGCGACCCCGCCCACCCCGACTTCGAGGTCAGCAAGGAGGTCGTCGCGGCCCTCACCGGGCAGACGGACGCCCGCGGCCGCACCCTGCGGATCGTCGAGGTGCCCGCACCGACCGTCCTGAAGGACGACGAGGGCTGGGTCGACTACTCGTACATCAACCACTACCTCTGCAACGGCGGCGTCGTCCTGTGCGCCTTCGGCGACCCGAACGACGAGATCGCGGCGGGCATCTTCCGCGGTCTCTTCCCGGACCGGACCGTGACGCTCGTCGACGCCCGTACGATCTTCGCGGGGGGCGGTGGCATCCACTGCATCACCCAGCAGCAGCCGAAGGTGTGATCAAGGAGTACGGGATGGCCGGTCAGGCCCGCGCGCGGAAGAACGCCCCGCCGCGTGAGGACGTGTTGGCGGCCGCCATGGAGATGATCGCCGAGCGCGGCCTGGAGAAACTGACCATGGCCGCGCTCGGCCGTGCGGTCGGCATGAGCTCCGGCCATCTCCTCTACTACTTCCGCACCAAGGACGAGCTGCTCCTGCGCACCCTGGAGTGGAGCGAGGGCCGCCTCGGCGCCGAGCGAGGCCGGCTCCTCGCCCGGCCCGCCCCGGCACGCGAACGCCTCGACGCGTACGTCGAGCTGTACGTCCCCGACGCCGTCGGCGACCCGCACTGGACCCTCTGGCTGGAGGTCTGGAACCGGTCCCTCAACGCCGAC
This window encodes:
- a CDS encoding agmatine/peptidylarginine deiminase, which produces MTAAADGFRMPAEWAPHERTWMAWPCPNPTFDDPEGLDDSRLAWARVARAVRRFEPVTVVCGPAQSAYAAELLGPDIEVTERELDDAWMRDIGPTFLTDGKGGLAAVDWTFNGWGAQEWARWDHDSRIGAYVADLAGARTYASKLVNEGGGLHVDGEGTVLLTETVQLGPERNPGWTKEQVEAEVHAHLGTTKAIWLPRGLTADYPGHGFGTLGHVDIVAAFAAPGVVVVHSQRDPAHPDFEVSKEVVAALTGQTDARGRTLRIVEVPAPTVLKDDEGWVDYSYINHYLCNGGVVLCAFGDPNDEIAAGIFRGLFPDRTVTLVDARTIFAGGGGIHCITQQQPKV
- a CDS encoding cytosine permease, giving the protein MPIEQRGVDTIPDGERTSGPRDLVSILVGSNLCLGVIVFGWLPVSFGLGWWESVSAVVAGTVIGTALTAPLALVSLRTGTNLSTSSGAQFGVRGRLVGSVVGLLLSLGYTALTIWIGGDVMVGTLHRLLGLPAGGLSYSLVYALLAAATVTGAVYGYRVLLRLSRVLAVGMTALLALGVIAYAPDFTTAALPGAGGYALGSFWPTWLLALVAAGLSGPIAFITLLGDYTRYISPARHSSRAVLGAAWLGLLAGLLLPQLFGTFTAYAARAALDYAGGLVEASPAWYLIPLLLAASAGSVGNAGLMLYSMGLDLDAILPRASRARATYTVAAVATVCVFVGHYAWEAQDAMTSFVLLLTAIGTPWAVITLIGFVRCRGEYDAEALQVFNRRARGGAYWYRGGWNARATAAWALGATAGVLAVALPSYEGPLLPLTGGVDCSFLLSGVVGGAGYLALTARERQPVAPLDQVA
- a CDS encoding TetR/AcrR family transcriptional regulator encodes the protein MAGQARARKNAPPREDVLAAAMEMIAERGLEKLTMAALGRAVGMSSGHLLYYFRTKDELLLRTLEWSEGRLGAERGRLLARPAPARERLDAYVELYVPDAVGDPHWTLWLEVWNRSLNADEEGRDRQAAIEGAWHRDLVALLAEGVSRGEFGAVDPDRFASRLRALLDGFSIHVAIGLRGTGRDQVLVHVREFLDAALTPDA